One Vibrio gazogenes genomic region harbors:
- a CDS encoding phosphoethanolamine transferase — protein MKINRTITFYPFSYTIMTLILSAYFAVFLNLPIYSALKTIFNKLETVDTGFIISIPLFFFCTLNIIFALFTWPKITKVFFSILIITSSIVCYASYNYGVIFDIDMIRNIVETNTGEATSYLSMNSILWVTILGIIPTISLWLSPIRPERSVLRLVGKKLLTISISLLGIIIIAMFYYQDYASVGRNNSYLRKLIIPTYYVHSLDRFIRESYLTAPMDYKQIGLDAYQPKPTASNGKPTLFVFVLGETARSQNYQLNGYPRETNPYTSKSDVISFQHVSSCGTATAVSVPCMFSRLNKSDYNEREALHQDNVLDILNRAGVDVLWRENDGADKHVPARLREENLSRSSSHPLCNGTSCLDIKLLENFQEKVASMKGNRIIVLHLIGSHGPTYYQRYPKEFAAFQPDCPRADIENCTQEQLINTYDNTIRYTDYVVGQTIDQLKSLEDRYNTALIYMSDHGESLGEDGVYLHGLPYSIAPKYQTHVPLMLWMSPGFKQTKSVNEACLKTEAQQARISHDYLFDTLLGALDVTTQAYRPQQDVFAKCRSSNPAMAIAQLSEKSPDHPE, from the coding sequence ATGAAAATCAATCGCACCATAACATTTTACCCGTTCTCATATACCATCATGACGCTGATCCTTTCAGCTTACTTTGCCGTATTTCTCAATCTGCCGATTTACTCGGCTTTGAAGACCATTTTCAACAAGCTTGAGACGGTTGATACCGGCTTTATCATCTCAATCCCGCTATTTTTCTTCTGCACCTTAAATATTATCTTTGCGCTGTTTACTTGGCCGAAAATCACCAAGGTCTTCTTTTCTATTCTGATCATTACCTCAAGCATCGTCTGTTATGCGAGTTACAACTACGGTGTCATATTTGACATCGATATGATCCGTAATATCGTCGAAACCAACACTGGTGAAGCAACCTCATATCTGAGTATGAACTCGATCTTATGGGTCACCATTCTGGGGATCATTCCAACCATTTCACTGTGGTTATCCCCGATCCGTCCAGAACGCAGCGTCCTACGCTTAGTCGGTAAAAAGCTCCTGACGATCAGTATATCGCTACTGGGGATCATCATTATTGCCATGTTCTACTATCAGGACTACGCCTCCGTCGGCAGAAACAACAGCTATTTGCGTAAACTGATCATTCCGACCTATTACGTACATAGCCTCGATCGATTTATCCGAGAAAGCTATCTGACGGCTCCGATGGATTATAAACAGATCGGTCTGGACGCCTATCAACCCAAACCAACTGCCAGTAATGGCAAACCGACACTATTTGTTTTTGTGTTAGGGGAAACCGCCAGAAGTCAAAACTATCAGCTCAATGGTTATCCGAGAGAAACCAATCCATATACCAGCAAGTCTGATGTGATCTCTTTTCAACACGTCTCGTCATGCGGAACCGCAACTGCAGTGTCTGTCCCTTGTATGTTCTCGCGGCTGAATAAGTCTGACTACAATGAGAGAGAGGCACTCCATCAAGACAATGTACTGGATATTCTCAACCGAGCTGGTGTCGATGTTCTCTGGCGCGAAAATGACGGCGCAGACAAGCATGTGCCCGCACGCCTTCGGGAAGAAAATCTGTCCCGGAGCAGCAGCCACCCATTATGTAATGGTACAAGTTGTCTCGACATCAAGCTGCTTGAAAATTTTCAGGAAAAAGTCGCTTCGATGAAGGGGAATCGGATCATCGTCCTACACCTGATAGGCAGTCACGGCCCCACATATTATCAGCGTTATCCGAAAGAATTTGCCGCGTTCCAGCCAGACTGCCCGAGAGCGGATATTGAAAACTGTACCCAAGAACAGTTAATCAATACCTATGATAATACGATCCGCTATACCGATTACGTTGTCGGTCAAACCATCGACCAATTGAAATCGCTGGAAGATCGCTACAATACCGCCTTGATCTATATGTCTGATCACGGTGAATCGTTAGGTGAAGACGGGGTTTATCTGCACGGTCTGCCTTATAGCATCGCGCCGAAATATCAGACGCATGTACCGCTGATGCTATGGATGTCACCGGGATTTAAACAAACCAAATCCGTCAATGAAGCTTGTCTGAAAACGGAGGCGCAACAAGCCCGGATCTCTCACGACTATCTCTTCGATACATTGTTGGGCGCGCTGGATGTCACAACCCAAGCTTATCGTCCACAACAAGATGTCTTTGCCAAATGCCGTTCATCCAACCCGGCAATGGCGATAGCACAGCTATCGGAAAAATCGCCCGATCACCCAGAGTAG
- a CDS encoding diacylglycerol kinase yields MKTSHQGLKRVYFATIYSMKGLRSVWRHEAAFRQEVMVSMPLIVLTFWLNVTSSDQMLMIASLILILIAELFNSAVEAVVDRISDEFHELSGRAKDIGSAAVFVTILLTAFIWTWILV; encoded by the coding sequence ATGAAAACAAGCCATCAAGGGCTCAAGCGGGTCTATTTCGCCACCATTTATTCGATGAAAGGCCTCCGCTCGGTCTGGCGTCATGAAGCCGCCTTTCGTCAGGAGGTGATGGTCTCTATGCCACTAATCGTGCTCACTTTCTGGCTCAACGTCACGTCAAGCGACCAGATGCTCATGATTGCATCGTTGATCCTGATTTTAATCGCTGAACTGTTTAACTCTGCCGTCGAAGCTGTTGTTGACCGGATCAGTGACGAATTTCACGAATTAAGCGGCAGAGCCAAAGATATCGGCTCTGCGGCTGTCTTTGTCACCATTTTACTGACTGCCTTTATCTGGACGTGGATTTTAGTATGA
- a CDS encoding ROK family protein — MAQSLAAYSNIIDPDVVVFVGSVSNIQRFYHNIPQILPEFIFGGEYQTPMGQAVHGDSRGVRGAAWLWSVGDQS; from the coding sequence TTGGCACAATCGCTGGCGGCATACAGCAACATTATTGACCCGGATGTGGTGGTCTTTGTTGGTAGCGTGAGCAATATCCAGCGTTTCTATCACAATATCCCGCAAATACTGCCTGAATTTATTTTTGGCGGGGAGTATCAGACACCGATGGGGCAAGCTGTCCATGGCGATTCAAGAGGCGTCCGTGGGGCTGCATGGTTATGGTCTGTCGGCGATCAATCGTGA